From the genome of Aeromonas hydrophila subsp. hydrophila ATCC 7966:
CCCAGGATTCCCTGCCGGTGCTCGAGTTCCTCGAGATGCTGTGCGAGATCGGCGCCCACTACCCGGGCTTCGAGACCGACATCCACGGCCTCTATCGTCAGGCCGATGGCAGCTACACCGTCAAGGTGCTGCGCTAAGCGAGAGTGACAACAACGGGCCGCAAGGCCCGTTTTTCCCATCTGGGTTCATCCATTTTTTTGCGAGTCAGCATGAAGCGAGTTCTCTCCATCCAGTCCCACGTGGTGTTCGGCTGCGCCGGCAACAGCGCCGCCGTGTTTCCCATGCGCCGCATGGGGCTGGAGGTGTGGCCCGTCAACACGGTGCAATTTTCCAACCATACCCAGTACAGTGCAGGCTGGCAGGGGATGGTGATGCCAAACGGCCATATCCGCCAGCTGATGGCGGGGCTGGCCGACATCGGCGTACTGGGGCAGTGCGATGCGATCCTGAGCGGTTATCTCGGCTCGGCCGAGCAGGGGGAGGAGATCCTGGCGGCAGTGGCCCACCTCAAGGCACTCAATCCGAATGCCCGCTATTTTTGCGACCCGGTGATGGGGCATCCCGACAAGGGGTGCATGGTCGCGCCCGGCGTCGCCGATTTTCTGAAAAACCGGGCGCTGGCCTGCGCCGACCTGCTGGCCCCCAATCTGCTGGAGCTGGAGCAGCTGACCGGCCGCGAGATCTGCAATCTGAGCGAGGCGCTGGCGGCTTGCCAGCAACTGCGTGAAGGGGGAGTGGAGCTGGTGATGGTCAAGCATCTGGGCCGCGCCGGCTTGAGCCTGGACCGGTTCGAGATGCTGCTGGTGTGCGAAGAGGGGGCGTTTCATATCTCGCGCCCCCTCTATGAGTTTCAGCGTCAGCCCATCGGGGTGGGGGATCTGTTGAGCGCCACCATGCTGGCCAACCTGCTGGCGGGCTTTACGCCGGTGGCGGCGTTCGAGCGCACCAATGCCAGCGTGGATGCGGTGCTGGCCCAGACCTGGCTGGCGGGCGCCTACGAGCTGCAGCTGGTGGCCGCCCAGCAGGCGATGGTCGAGCCCGAGATCCGCACCTGTGCCCGCCGGCTGCCGGCCTGATGGCGGCGCTTAACCGGCGCGCCTGGCCAGTTGCACTTGTTGGCGCGCACCAAGCGGCTTGCGGCCGGGCCGGCTCAGCGGGGCACAGGCCAGCTTGAGGCGGCGCCATTCCCGCCACAGCAACCAGCACAGCGGCAGGGTCAGCAACACCACGGTGGTGGGTTGGGCCAGCAGCACGCCGTCCCGGCCCCACCAGAGTGGCAGCATGAAGATCAGCGGCAGCAGCAACAGGGTCTTGGCGGCCGAGATGAGCAGCGCCTGGCGGGTACGGGCCATGGACTGCAGCAGCACGATGCCGAACATGATGATCCCCTCCAGCGGAATGGCGCCCAGGTTGAGGGTCAGGCTGCTGATGGCGGCCGCGAGCAGCTCGCCATCCTGATCGCCGGTGTAGAGCATGGCCACCTGACGCGGCAGCAGCTGGATCAGCAGCCAGACCGCCAGACCGTAGACGAGCGTGATCTTGAGCCCCATCTCCATCAGGAACTTGAGGTCACGATGGCGTTTGGCGCCGGCCGCCTGACTGACCAGCGGCTGGATGCCGAAGGCCAGCCCCTGCAGGATGACGATGAACACCGCCTCGGTGTAGCCGGCCACGGTAAAGCCCGCCAGATCCTTGACCGAACCGTGCACCATCAGCTGGCTGTTGTGCAGCAGCAGCAGCAGGCCGAGGTTGAACTGGGCGATCAGGCTCGGCAGGCCGGTGAACAGCAGGTTCGGCATGGCCGGGAAGTCGGGCACCAGGTGGCGCCACTCTATGCGCAGCTTGGCATGGCGGGTAAAGAAATACCCCAGCCCGAGCAGGCTGACGACCCCTTCCGAGATGAGGGTGGCCTGCGCCGTACCGATCAGTCCCAGCCCCAGCCGGCCCACCATGATGTAGTTGAGGATGATGTTGAGGATGGCGCCGCTGCTCACCAGCAGCATGGCGAGACGGGGGCGGCCGTCGTTGCGCAGCAGATAGGGCACCGCCAGGTTGCAGGCCAGCAGCAGGGTGCCGCCGCCAATCCAGTAGAGGTAGTCGCTGGCTTGCTGCCAGGTGTCGGTACCCTGTTCAATGCCCAGTGCCAGCAGGATGTCGACGTGCCAGTAGTGCAGCAGCAGCGGCGCCACGGCGCCCAGCAGCCCCAGCAGCCAGAGTGCATTGACCAGCGCCTGGCGGGCCAGGCCGAAATTTCTGGCACCCTGCTGGAAGGAGATGGCGGTGGCCGCCCCCATGCTGATCATGGCGGCGAGACCGATCAGCACCATGATGACCGGGTAGACCAGGTTGATGCCGGCAAGGCCGGCGGCCCCCACGTAGTGACCGACGAAGATGCCATCGACCAGGTAATAGGCGCCGGATACCAGCATGGCCATGATGGAGGGGAGGGCATAGCCCCAGAAACGGCGGGTCATCGCCCGCTGGCGCAGAGTGAAGTAGGCAGACATATCTGTTCTCTTGGGGAGTTCGATTATCGAGCAGATAGTCTAGATTAATATTTTTTTATCGATAATCCGGTTTCTACTTGATGAATTGATGAGCCATATTCATCAATCAGCGTGGCTGGTAGTGTCCCTTGAGCATGTCGATGAGGGCGCGCAGCCCGTTGCCCAGCTGATGGCGACTGGGATAGAAGAGCGAGAAACCGACGAAGGTGGGGCACCAGGGCTCCAGCACACTCACCAGGGTGCCCTCGGCCAGCTGCCTGCTTACCTCCTCTTCCAGACAGTAGGCCAGCCCCAGTCCCGCCTCGGCCGCCCCCAGGTAGAGGGCCGGCGTGCTGGTGGTGAGCGGCCCGGTCACTTCGATCTCCAGCATGGCGCCCTCCTCGCCGGCAAAGGCCCAGCGATAGTGATGGGAGGGGGTGAGCCGATAGCCGATGCAGGCGTGCCGGGTCAATTCGCGCGGGTGCTGCGGGGTGCCGTGCTCGGCCAGATAGGCGGGGGAGGCCACCACCAGATAGCGCTGGGGCGGGCCGAGCGGTACCCCGATCATCTCCTTGGGCAGCAGATCCCCGTAAAAGAGGGCGGCGTCATAGCCATCTTCGATGAGGCGCGGCATCAGCTCCTGCTCCACCACCTCCACCTGCATGCGCGGGTAACGCACCATGTAATCGATCAGCACCGGGGCCAGCAACTCATCGATGGCGCCGCGCGGCGCGCTGATCTTCAGCCTTCCTACCGGTTCGTCGCTGTGACGGGCCAGTTCACCCAGCGCGCTCTCCAGATGGCTCAAGGTCGGCAGCAACTGGGTCAGCAGGCGTTGACCCGCATCTGTGGGGACCACGGCGCGGGTACTGCGATTGAGCAGGCGCACCCCCAAACGGGTCTCCAGCCCTTTCAGGCTGTGGCTCAGGGCGGAGGCAGACACGCCGAGTTCGAGGGCGGCCTTGCTGAAACTCTGGTGGCGGGCGACGGCGGCAAACACCGCCAGTTCGGCGAGATCGGTACGGGTGATGGCCATATTAATTCAGCGAAAAAATGTTGAGCAACAGGGTACGTCAGCGGACGGCGAGGCACAACCTGAGCAATAAATGGGCGAGTGTAAGCAATTTGTTGTACCCACAAGGATGTAGATACGGGTGAAACTACCTCTATTTGTTAACGGCTGTTCACAAAATTGGGCTCGTAACGTGATCTCTGACGCCAGAAAGGCGATTCCAGTCAAACTTTGGTTGATTAATTCAAAAAAACACTGTGATCGCTAAGGGGATTTAATTAGAGTCAGCGCATCGGAACAAGAGCGTGTTAGCGAGTTGTAAAGTCTGACGCGTTTGTGGCCCTCGGGCCTATGACCTGCCGGCTTGTTTGTTGCAATTTGGTTGTTACATGGAGTGATGACCAGCTTGCCGGGCCGACGGGATGAGAATAACAGGGATGGACTGCAGGAGTTCCAGGGAGATGGAACAGGGCATTGCGCCCGGTTGACTAGAAATTTTCTATTTTCCTTGATGACAGGAACACCCCTATGTCTGACATGAACATTGCAGTAGAAGGCAGCTTAGCCAGTAATGCGTCTTCCCGTGGCATCAACAAGGCCGATGTGGTCTGGATGCTGGGTCTGTACGGTACCGCCATCGGTGCCGGTGTACTCTTCCTGCCGATCAACGCCGGTGTAGGTGGTCTGTGGCCGCTGGTTGCCATGCTGGTCCTGGCCCTGCCGCTGACCTTCTTCGCCCACCGTGGCCTGACCCGCTTCGTGCTGTCCGGCTCCACCCGTGATGGCGACATCACCGAGGTAGTAGAAGAGCACTTCGGCAAGACTGCAGGCAAGTTCATCACCCTGCTCTACTTCTTCGCCATCTACCCGATCCTGCTGATGTACTCGGTAGCCATCACCAACACCGTCGAGAGCCTGATGGTGCACCAGCTGGGCATGACTGCACCTCCCCGTGCCATCCTGTCTCTGGCGCTGATCCTGGGTCTGATGGCGATCGTTCGCCTCGGCGGCCAGGTTATCGTCAAAGCGATGAGCGTGCTGGTATTCCCGTTCGTGATCACCCTGATGGGCCTGGCGCTCTACCTGATCCCGCACTGGAACGGTGCCATCATCACTGAAGCTCCGGCTCTGGGTGACGCTTTCAACGGCGACTTCCTGAAGACTCTGTGGCTGGCCATCCCGGTCATGGTGTTCTCCTTCAACCACTCCCCGATCATCTCCTCCTTCGCGGTGGACAACAAGGGTCGTTACGGTGAAGGTGCCGAGAAGAAGTGCAGCAACATCCTGCTGGGCGCCCACGTCATGATGGTGATGACCGTTATGTTCTTCGTATTCAGCTGCGTACTGAGCCTCTCCCCGGCTGACCTGGCTGCTGCCAAAGAACAGAACATCTCCATCCTGTCCTACCTGGCCAACCACTTCGACAACCCGGTTATCGCCACCGTGGCTCCGCTGATCGCCATGGTCGCCATCAGCAAATCCTTCCTGGGTCACTACCTGGGTGCACAAGAGGGCATGAACGGTCTGATGGCCAAGTCCCTGCGTGAGAAAGGCAAGAACGTTGACGTCAAGCAACTGAACAAAGTGACCGCAGTGTTCATGATCCTGACCACCTGGGCCATCGCCACCATCAACCCGAGCATCCTCGGCATGATTGAAGACCTGGGCGGCCCCATCATCGCGATGCTGCTGTTCCTGATGCCGATGTACGCCATCACCAAGGTTCCGGCCATGCGCAAATACGCTGGCAACATCAGCAACGTGTTCGTGACCATCATCGGCCTGATCGCCATGTCCGGTATCATCTACAAGCTGATTGCCTGATAACACGGGTTACCCGCTTGAATGAAGAAGCCGCCTCGCAAGAGGCGGCTTTTTTTATGGCCGGGATTCAGGGCTGGGCGTTGTCGATGTTCTCCGCCTGCCAGAGGGCGTAGCCCTTGCCGGCGGCGGTAGTGGGCAGGTCAATCTGCATCAGGTCATTGCCGATGACGAAGGGGCCCGAGT
Proteins encoded in this window:
- a CDS encoding MATE family efflux transporter produces the protein MSAYFTLRQRAMTRRFWGYALPSIMAMLVSGAYYLVDGIFVGHYVGAAGLAGINLVYPVIMVLIGLAAMISMGAATAISFQQGARNFGLARQALVNALWLLGLLGAVAPLLLHYWHVDILLALGIEQGTDTWQQASDYLYWIGGGTLLLACNLAVPYLLRNDGRPRLAMLLVSSGAILNIILNYIMVGRLGLGLIGTAQATLISEGVVSLLGLGYFFTRHAKLRIEWRHLVPDFPAMPNLLFTGLPSLIAQFNLGLLLLLHNSQLMVHGSVKDLAGFTVAGYTEAVFIVILQGLAFGIQPLVSQAAGAKRHRDLKFLMEMGLKITLVYGLAVWLLIQLLPRQVAMLYTGDQDGELLAAAISSLTLNLGAIPLEGIIMFGIVLLQSMARTRQALLISAAKTLLLLPLIFMLPLWWGRDGVLLAQPTTVVLLTLPLCWLLWREWRRLKLACAPLSRPGRKPLGARQQVQLARRAG
- a CDS encoding HAAAP family serine/threonine permease, giving the protein MSDMNIAVEGSLASNASSRGINKADVVWMLGLYGTAIGAGVLFLPINAGVGGLWPLVAMLVLALPLTFFAHRGLTRFVLSGSTRDGDITEVVEEHFGKTAGKFITLLYFFAIYPILLMYSVAITNTVESLMVHQLGMTAPPRAILSLALILGLMAIVRLGGQVIVKAMSVLVFPFVITLMGLALYLIPHWNGAIITEAPALGDAFNGDFLKTLWLAIPVMVFSFNHSPIISSFAVDNKGRYGEGAEKKCSNILLGAHVMMVMTVMFFVFSCVLSLSPADLAAAKEQNISILSYLANHFDNPVIATVAPLIAMVAISKSFLGHYLGAQEGMNGLMAKSLREKGKNVDVKQLNKVTAVFMILTTWAIATINPSILGMIEDLGGPIIAMLLFLMPMYAITKVPAMRKYAGNISNVFVTIIGLIAMSGIIYKLIA
- a CDS encoding LysR substrate-binding domain-containing protein; this translates as MAITRTDLAELAVFAAVARHQSFSKAALELGVSASALSHSLKGLETRLGVRLLNRSTRAVVPTDAGQRLLTQLLPTLSHLESALGELARHSDEPVGRLKISAPRGAIDELLAPVLIDYMVRYPRMQVEVVEQELMPRLIEDGYDAALFYGDLLPKEMIGVPLGPPQRYLVVASPAYLAEHGTPQHPRELTRHACIGYRLTPSHHYRWAFAGEEGAMLEIEVTGPLTTSTPALYLGAAEAGLGLAYCLEEEVSRQLAEGTLVSVLEPWCPTFVGFSLFYPSRHQLGNGLRALIDMLKGHYQPR
- the pdxY gene encoding pyridoxal kinase PdxY, encoding MKRVLSIQSHVVFGCAGNSAAVFPMRRMGLEVWPVNTVQFSNHTQYSAGWQGMVMPNGHIRQLMAGLADIGVLGQCDAILSGYLGSAEQGEEILAAVAHLKALNPNARYFCDPVMGHPDKGCMVAPGVADFLKNRALACADLLAPNLLELEQLTGREICNLSEALAACQQLREGGVELVMVKHLGRAGLSLDRFEMLLVCEEGAFHISRPLYEFQRQPIGVGDLLSATMLANLLAGFTPVAAFERTNASVDAVLAQTWLAGAYELQLVAAQQAMVEPEIRTCARRLPA